From the Arctopsyche grandis isolate Sample6627 chromosome 11, ASM5162203v2, whole genome shotgun sequence genome, one window contains:
- the Polr3H gene encoding RNA polymerase III subunit H, with translation MFVLSEMRQLARTPPALLKLPLATSVSTELNRKLANKVVLNVGLCIALFDITKLGHSYIFPGDGASYTEVNFRYIVFRPDVEEILIGKIRSCSRDGVHVTLGFFDDILIPVSGLQHPSRFDETDQAWVWEYPGENEEKHDLFMDAGETIRFRVTSESFQETSPAEPPGLDHSSSSNTTSNVAEGGSNNSKTPYRLLATINEPGLGLLTWWENNANVQEEDGEGEERDED, from the exons ATGTTCGTTCTATCGGAAATGCGCCAATTGGCGCGCACACCACCAGCTCTATTGAAATTACCTCTAGCAACATCAGTTTCTACtgaattaaatagaaaattagcAAATAAG GTAGTATTAAACGTGGGGTTGTGTATTGCATTATTCGACATAACCAAACTAGGCCATTCCTATATATTTCCCGGAGATGGAGCCTCATACACTGAAGTTAACTTTAGGTATATTGTATTCAGACCCGACGTCGAAGAGATTCTAATCGGTAAAATAAGAAGTTGTAGCAGAGATGGTGTCCATG TTACTCTCGGCTTCTTCGATGATATCTTGATACCTGTCAGTGGATTGCAACATCCTTCCCGATTCGACGAAACCGACCAAGCTTGGGTATGGGAATATCCGGGTGAAAATGAGGAGAAGCATGATCTTTTCATGGACGCTG GTGAAACTATTCGATTTCGCGTCACGTCGGAAAGCTTTCAAGAAACTTCACCGGCTGAGCCGCCAGGCTTAGACCATTCTAGCAGTAGTAATACTACTTCTAACGTAGCTGAAGGAGGCTCTAATAATTCCAAGACTCCTTACCGGCTATTGGCGACCATTAACGAACCGGGATTGGGTCTTCTTACGTGGTGGGAGAATAATGCAAATGTTCAAGAAGAAGACGGGGAAGGGGAAGAGAGGGATGAAGATTGA
- the LOC143919322 gene encoding tether containing UBX domain for GLUT4: MSTWSVTVLTPNGRRHVQRCGANTTLLQILEQTCQKHGFKAEEYDLTHHNRVVDSTGVLRFSGLPNNASLEMAPAKRTRVDSEVILGLQLENGNRLMGNFNPSATVFEVLTSLVPDQCDLDSNPVVIYMRREVYGKDELNETTLKSLGLTGGRAIIRLVHRTPEQLKTQANVSAPLPQKVREDDDYTPIPSSSSSTVETVSSPGVVASESAGLDPPKNTANVSETIIDKIETPNENMCVEEKIAESEKLVVKTDDDVEMCVSEEVEFNENVIIVGERNALVFSQEMSNHLPFNDLPDDFYDLSVTELKKLYLELGKRRQELENVPLRTAALRNVEITEKVTNQIRKNQNVVLRILFPDRTVLQGNFIPVDKIETVKEFVKSYLQNLNQPFDLYVTPPKQVLSPDMTLFDARCIPSALLYFGPLDVDLSTISTHQYLQDSILSKLSSPEAALLSASKIRGINKTRTTPLKTEETISSSSNIQSIPQAETSSTSGTPRTASTSDVKLPKWFKTNK; this comes from the exons ATGAGCACTTGGAGTGTTACAGTTCTAACCCCAAACGGACGTCGTCATGTACAGCGTTGTGGCGCCAATACTACTCTGCTACAA ATTTTAGAACAAACATGCCAAAAACACGGATTCAAAGCAGAGGAGTACGACCTAACTCATCACAATCGCGTAGTCGACTCCACTGGCGTGTTGAGGTTTTCAGGTTTGCCAAATAATGCATCACTTGAAATGGCCCCGGCGAAGCGTACCAGAGTAGACTCGGAAGTAATACTAGGACTACAATTAGAAAACG gcaACCGTTTAATGGGTAATTTCAATCCTTCGGCTACAGTTTTTGAAGTCCTAACATCACTCGTGCCAGATCAATGCGATTTAGATTCCAATCCAGTCGTTATTTATATGCGTAGAGAAGTGTATGGTAAAGATGAATTGAATGAAACCACATTAAAAAGCCTAGGTTTGACCGGTGGCAGGGCTATCATCCGATTAGTTCACAGAACACCGGAACAGTTAAAAAC GCAAGCGAATGTATCAGCTCCGTTGCCGCAGAAGGTTAGAGAAGACGACGATTATACACCGATTCCATCCAGTTCGAGTAGTACTGTGGAAACAGTCAGTTCCCCTGGAGTGGTTGCGAGTGAATCTGCTGGTTTAGATCCACCGAAGAATACGGCAAACGTATCTGAAACTATCATTGATAAAATAGAAACACCTAATGAAAATATGTGCGTAGAGGAAAAGATTGCTGAATCTGAAAAGTTAGTTGTTAAAACAGACGACGATGTGGAAATGTGTGTCAGTGAAGAGGTGGAATTCAACGAGAATGTTATCATA GTCGGAGAGAGAAATGCGCTAGTTTTTTCACAGGAAATGTCGAATCATTTGCCGTTCAACGATCTGCCTGACGATTTCTATGATCTGTCCGTTACTGAGTTGAAGAAGTTGTATTTGGAATTGGGCAAGAGGCGACAGGAGTTAGAGAACGTTCCGTTGAGAACAGCAGCTCTTAGAAATGTAGAAATAACAGAAAAG gTGACGAATCAAATTCGGAAAAATCAAAATGTAGTTCTTCGCATTTTGTTTCCTGACAGAACCGTACTTCAAGGTAACTTCATACCAGTGGACAAAATCGAAACAGTGAAGGAGTTTGTAAAATCATATTTGCAAAATCTCAATCAACCGTTCGACCTTT ATGTCACACCGCCGAAGCAAGTGCTATCGCCTGATATGACACTTTTTGACGCACGCTGCATACCGTCTGCACTGTTATACTTTGGACCACTGGATGTTGACTTATCGACGATCTCGACCCATCAATACCTTCAGGACTCCATTCTATCGAAGCTTTCGTCGCCCGAAGCCGCTTTATTATCTGCATCGAAGATTAG gggtataaataaaacaaggaCAACGCCATTGAAGACGGAAGAAACAATCAGCTCATCGTCAAACATCCAAAGTATTCCTCAAGCTGAAACTTCATCCACTTCCGGTACACCTCGCACAGCGTCAACCTCAGATGTAAAATTGCCGAAATGGTTCAAAACAAATAAGTAA
- the Gr22a gene encoding gustatory receptor 22a, producing MPNVVVPIEPNLIMSTKKTAEKSKGNVKYDLHYALKPFAPFYLAFGLLKLTSNGKKYKQTNAVVKIYSFVLSFLLSAWVVYVVIERYQKNVNRHGNESALLDLLSFVPPLLTGVITIVVSASIGPEMIVKYFENLNVIDGSLCVLKKAMYRRLRVKHALIQIFFMLLTIAGYVNDTVSKFRSSTTLWYTTTLILDLLCIEFIVYVSTLKIRLKMVNEKLKSFYEQMLNESVLISMSRISSIYRSSMSLFGQSEKAKLPVSSDNDTITILTHIYEKIADNTYILNSFYGLPILMYAASTFSIIIITINNFITWQKSTDYQQNLAVTTICIWTCRCIFFTIVSIYYCETLQGERAKTSATIEKISTQVKLEEREQKLLNRFSIVINCRHMRITACNFFPYDFSYLHSLASAIIGYTIILIQESPSSKVNRSDNTTKTD from the exons ATGCCCAACGTTGTCGTACCCATCGAACCGAACCTGATCATGAGCACCAAGAAAACTGCCGAAAAGTCGAAAGGCAACGTAAAATACGACTTGCATTACGCGCTGAAACCTTTTGCGCCATTCTACCTGGCGTTCGGGCTGCTGAAGCTGACGAGCAACGGCAAGAAGTATAAGCAGACGAACGCCGTAGTCAAAATATACTCTTTCGTGCTAAGCTTTCTGCTGTCGGCGTGGGTCGTCTATGTGGTGATCGAGCGATACCAAAAGAACGTCAACAGGCATGGTAACGAGAGCGCTTTATTAGACTTGCTCAGCTTCGTGCCTCCGCTGTTGACCGGAGTCATAACGATCGTCGTGTCGGCGTCGATCGGGCCCGAGATGATAGTGAAGTATTTCGAAAACTTGAACGTTATCGACGGATCTCTATGCGTGCTTAAGAAGGCAATGTATCGCAGACTGCGCGTAAAGCATGCCTTGATTCAGATCTTCTTCATGCTGCTGACCATCGCCGGATACGTCAACGATACCGTCTCGAAATTCCGCTCGTCTACTACCTTGTGGTACACGACTACTTTGATTCTGGACTTGTTGTGTATTGAGTTTATTGTGTATGTCAGCACGCTGAAGATTCGGTTGAAGATGGTCAATGAAAAGTTGAAGAGTTTCTATGAGCAGATGTTGAACGAATCCGTTCTCATTTCCATGTCGAGGATTAGCTCCATTTACAGGAGTTCAATGTCGTTGTTCGGTCAGAGTGAGAAGGCGAAGTTGCCTGTTTCCAGTGATAATGATACGATTACGATTTTGACTCACATCTATGAAAAGATTGCTGACAACACTTACATTTTGAATTCGTTCTATGGACTTCCG ATACTCATGTATGCGGCTTCGACCTTTTCGATCATCATAATAACTATTAACAATTTCATCACTTGGCAAAAGTCTACTGATTAC CAACAAAATTTGGCTGTGACTACGATATGTATCTGGACATGCCGCTGCATATTCTTCACCATCGTCAGCATATACTATTGCGAAACTTTACAAGGAGAACGCGCCAAAACTTCAGCTACTATCGAAAAAATCAGCACACAAGTGAAATTAG AGGAAAGAGAGCAAAAGCTTTTGAACAGGTTTTCAATAGTGATCAACTGCCGCCATATGCGGATCACCGCTTGCAATTTCTTCCCGTACGATTTCTCGTACTTGCATTCGCTCGCCAGCGCCATAATCGGCTATACCATAATATTAATCCAAGAGTCGCCCAGCTCCAAAGTCAACCGAAGCGACAACACCACCAAAACTGACTAA